The following DNA comes from Spirulina major PCC 6313.
CAACCGTTTCCACCGCACCCTAATCGGCAAACCCCAAGTCAAAGCCTACAAGGAAAAAAGCCTCACCGCTGGCAATGATACGGGCCTGAATTTGAACGAATTTATCGCCCAAACCTATCTCGCCCACAGCCACAACAACCGCAACGCCTACGGCACAACCTACGACTGGTTGATCACCACCTTTATTGATCAAGATGAAGTGTTGCGGGATGCCATCACCCAATTGCTGCGGGACGGCAAGCCCCAAAAATGGATCATCCGCAACGTCCTCGGCTACGCCAGCAAAGACTATCAAGCGGGGCGAGAACGGTTCTACGAAATTCTCGAAGAAGAAATGCCTACCGGGTCAAGCACTTAAGGCAAAAAATGCCCTGTACCCTCCTCCGTTAAGAAGACAGGGGATGTGCTGGGCTGCGATCGCTGCTCTAGAATCTGTTGCGTAATGCTACTGTCCGCCCGCGTGTAATGGTAGGTTTCCGGGCTTTTCACGGTTTCAACGGTAAAGCGATTTCCCGCCCGCTCCCACAGGTCGGCATCTTCGCCATAGAGAATGTCGTTAAAGCCCTGGAGGTCAAAAAACACCTGACGCTTTCCGAAAAAGGTGGGAGCGACGGCACAATCTTTGAGGTTAATTAACTGTTTTGGCTGGTAATAGTCCACCACAAAAATATTATCACCGGTATAGAGTCCACCTTGGATTAAATCAAGTTCTGGATGTGCTTTTAAATAAGCTAGGCGCGATTCGAGGTGATTTTTAGCATAGGTATCATCACTATCCAGAAACGTAATGTAATCCCCCAACGATGCAACAATGCCCGCATTTCTGGCGTAGGCT
Coding sequences within:
- a CDS encoding glycosyltransferase family 2 protein, which gives rise to MSSIFFDIQPEISVIICTYNRAEHLTRCIESVIAQTFQDWELIIVDDGSSDRTFDVINPYLEQFPTIRYLKHKNRGAAYARNAGIVASLGDYITFLDSDDTYAKNHLESRLAYLKAHPELDLIQGGLYTGDNIFVVDYYQPKQLINLKDCAVAPTFFGKRQVFFDLQGFNDILYGEDADLWERAGNRFTVETVKSPETYHYTRADSSITQQILEQRSQPSTSPVFLTEEGTGHFLP